The Leifsonia williamsii genome includes a region encoding these proteins:
- a CDS encoding serine/threonine-protein kinase, whose product MARRLPSQPPNLPGFSYVRVLGSGGFADVFLYEQNMPRRQVAVKVMLAEVVTSQVKQMFQAEANLMAQLSTHPSILTVYQASVSADGRPYLVMELCSSAIGQRYRSEPLAVADALSVGVRIASAVETAHRAGVLHRDIKPSNILTTAYGHPVLSDFGIAATLSEADVTEAIGLSIPWSAPEVLLDETSGTIASEVWSLGATLYSLLAGRSPFEVPGKENTSAELIHRITKGRPLPIGRADVPPRLEQVLLRAMSRKPSQRQRSALELIRELQSVEVELGLPQTPIEVAMDDWALATADDPEDRTRVRGVVAVDPGSSRRRRRRAPVEASSGARGPTRAPTRTIVRESGSAPSTRPSAPARTPRALVVSLIACAALVVVLAVIAGVVLVRAGQAGDIPAVRDLSGRVAGSTIVFTWSDPGLQDEDTYQVAVDDAPPSSQRSTEFRVDAKPGQTVCVTVTVNRSGRTGDPSGQKCVERTDGP is encoded by the coding sequence GTGGCCCGGCGCCTGCCGTCACAGCCGCCGAACCTCCCCGGCTTCTCGTACGTCCGGGTGCTCGGTTCGGGCGGCTTCGCCGACGTCTTCCTGTATGAGCAGAACATGCCGCGACGCCAGGTCGCGGTCAAGGTCATGCTCGCCGAGGTGGTGACCAGCCAGGTCAAGCAGATGTTCCAGGCCGAGGCCAACCTGATGGCGCAGCTGAGCACGCATCCGTCGATCCTCACGGTGTACCAGGCCAGCGTCTCCGCCGACGGCCGGCCGTATCTCGTCATGGAGCTGTGCTCCTCCGCGATCGGGCAGCGCTACCGCTCCGAGCCGCTGGCCGTCGCCGACGCGCTGAGCGTCGGGGTGCGCATCGCGAGCGCGGTCGAGACGGCCCACCGCGCCGGCGTGCTGCACCGCGACATCAAGCCGTCGAACATCCTCACCACGGCTTACGGACACCCCGTGCTCAGCGACTTCGGCATCGCCGCCACGCTCAGCGAGGCCGACGTCACCGAGGCCATCGGGCTCAGCATCCCGTGGTCCGCCCCGGAGGTGCTGCTCGACGAGACCAGCGGCACCATCGCGAGCGAGGTCTGGTCGCTCGGTGCGACGCTGTACTCGCTGCTGGCGGGCCGCTCGCCGTTCGAGGTGCCCGGCAAGGAGAACACGTCGGCGGAGCTCATCCACCGGATCACGAAGGGCCGCCCGCTGCCGATCGGCCGGGCCGACGTGCCGCCGCGCTTGGAGCAGGTGCTGCTGCGGGCCATGTCGCGCAAGCCGTCGCAACGGCAGCGCAGCGCGCTGGAGCTGATCAGGGAGCTGCAGTCGGTCGAGGTCGAGCTCGGACTGCCGCAGACGCCGATCGAGGTCGCGATGGACGACTGGGCGCTGGCGACCGCCGACGACCCCGAGGACAGGACCCGCGTGCGCGGCGTCGTCGCCGTCGACCCCGGCTCGTCGCGGCGCCGACGGCGACGCGCTCCCGTCGAGGCGTCGTCGGGCGCTCGCGGGCCGACCCGCGCGCCCACCCGCACGATCGTGCGCGAGAGCGGGAGCGCGCCCAGCACGCGACCCAGCGCGCCGGCCCGCACGCCGCGCGCTCTCGTGGTGTCGCTGATCGCGTGCGCGGCGCTCGTCGTGGTCCTGGCCGTCATCGCGGGCGTCGTGCTCGTCAGGGCCGGTCAGGCGGGCGACATCCCCGCCGTCCGCGACCTCAGCGGCCGGGTCGCCGGGAGCACGATCGTGTTCACCTGGAGCGACCCCGGCCTCCAGGACGAGGACACCTATCAGGTCGCCGTCGACGACGCCCCGCCGAGCAGCCAGCGCTCCACGGAGTTCCGGGTGGACGCGAAGCCGGGGCAGACCGTGTGCGTCACCGTGACCGTCAACCGCTCCGGCCGCACGGGTGACCCGA
- a CDS encoding PP2C family protein-serine/threonine phosphatase, which translates to MTQIGRSNRRHTVTVPGTQDARISLAWAALSDKGYRRSVNEDSLLARSPIFAVADGMGGHTAGDFASTAVVTRLAEQVSTDFVDQGALTGALRAAVDDMGRGVGHTDLGTGTTVTGIALTLADGAPYWLVFNIGDSRVYSYRDGTLEQLTLDHSIVQELLDAGAITPAEAEVHPHSNVITRAVGFNEDPVPDYFLLPIVAGSRLLVCSDGLTKELTEHGIRYFLAEGASPADAAQQLMDAALGNGGRDNVTVVVVDVLATPESGAHREGTPRRAARRH; encoded by the coding sequence GTGACCCAGATCGGTCGCAGCAACAGGCGCCACACCGTCACCGTCCCCGGGACGCAGGACGCGCGCATCAGCCTCGCCTGGGCCGCGCTCAGCGACAAGGGGTATCGACGCAGCGTCAACGAGGACAGCCTGCTCGCCCGCTCGCCCATCTTCGCCGTCGCCGACGGCATGGGCGGCCACACCGCGGGCGACTTCGCCAGCACGGCGGTCGTCACCCGGCTCGCCGAGCAGGTGTCGACCGACTTCGTCGACCAGGGGGCGCTGACCGGAGCATTGCGCGCCGCCGTCGACGACATGGGCCGCGGCGTCGGCCACACCGACCTCGGGACGGGCACCACCGTGACCGGTATCGCCCTGACGCTGGCGGACGGAGCCCCGTACTGGCTCGTGTTCAACATCGGCGACTCCCGCGTGTACAGCTACCGCGACGGCACCCTGGAGCAGCTGACGCTCGACCACTCGATCGTGCAGGAGCTGCTTGATGCGGGCGCGATCACGCCGGCGGAGGCCGAGGTGCACCCGCACAGCAACGTCATCACGCGTGCCGTCGGGTTCAACGAGGACCCGGTGCCCGACTACTTCCTGCTGCCGATCGTGGCCGGCTCCCGGCTGCTGGTGTGCTCGGACGGGCTCACGAAGGAGCTGACCGAGCACGGCATCCGCTACTTCCTCGCCGAGGGCGCCTCGCCGGCGGACGCGGCGCAGCAGCTCATGGACGCCGCGCTCGGCAACGGCGGCCGCGACAACGTGACCGTCGTCGTGGTGGATGTGCTCGCGACGCCCGAGTCCGGGGCGCACCGCGAGGGCACGCCGCGGCGGGCCGCGCGGCGGCACTAG
- a CDS encoding YceI family protein produces the protein MTIDIPGYKAGTWTIDPAHSEVGFSIRHLMISKVKGVFENFDATFVTAENPLDSKVSAKADVASINTKDKNRDAHLRTGDFFLAEEHPTIDFVSTGVRHEGGEFLVDGDLTIKGVTKPVTFEFDFGGFGQDPYGNYKAGATAKTKINREDFGLTYNAALETGGMLLGDEVTITLELQAVLNQA, from the coding sequence ATGACCATCGACATCCCCGGTTACAAGGCCGGCACCTGGACCATCGACCCCGCCCACAGCGAGGTCGGCTTCAGCATCCGCCACCTCATGATCAGCAAGGTGAAGGGCGTGTTCGAGAACTTCGACGCCACCTTCGTCACCGCCGAGAACCCGCTCGACTCGAAGGTCAGCGCCAAGGCCGACGTCGCCTCCATCAACACCAAGGACAAGAACCGCGACGCGCACCTGCGCACCGGCGACTTCTTCCTCGCCGAGGAGCACCCGACGATCGACTTCGTGTCGACCGGCGTGCGCCACGAGGGCGGCGAGTTCCTCGTCGACGGAGACCTCACCATCAAGGGCGTGACCAAGCCCGTCACGTTCGAGTTCGACTTCGGCGGCTTCGGCCAGGACCCGTACGGCAACTACAAGGCCGGCGCGACCGCCAAGACCAAGATCAACCGCGAGGACTTCGGCCTCACCTACAACGCGGCCCTCGAGACCGGCGGCATGCTGCTCGGCGACGAGGTGACCATCACCCTCGAGCTGCAGGCGGTCCTGAACCAGGCCTGA
- a CDS encoding Lrp/AsnC family transcriptional regulator, with translation MSTPRTANGAKAPQIDDVSKAIIEQLQVDGRRSYAEIGKAVGLSEAAVRQRVQKLTESGVMQIVAVTDPMQLGFYRQAMIGVRVSGDTRVVADRLAAMPAVDYVVLTAGTFDILAEVVCENDLDLIHMLNSEIRTLDGVLSTETFVYLKLHKQFYNWGTR, from the coding sequence ATGAGCACCCCTCGTACGGCGAACGGCGCGAAGGCGCCGCAGATCGACGACGTGTCGAAGGCGATCATCGAGCAGCTGCAGGTCGACGGCCGCCGCTCGTACGCCGAGATCGGCAAGGCCGTCGGTCTCAGCGAGGCGGCGGTCCGGCAGCGGGTCCAGAAGCTGACCGAGTCCGGTGTGATGCAGATCGTGGCGGTGACCGACCCGATGCAGCTCGGGTTCTACCGCCAGGCGATGATCGGGGTCCGCGTCAGCGGGGACACCCGGGTCGTCGCCGACCGGCTGGCGGCGATGCCGGCGGTGGACTACGTGGTGCTCACGGCCGGCACCTTCGACATCCTCGCCGAGGTCGTCTGCGAGAACGATCTCGACCTCATCCACATGCTCAATTCGGAGATCCGGACCCTCGACGGCGTGCTGTCCACCGAGACGTTCGTCTATCTCAAACTCCACAAGCAGTTCTACAACTGGGGAACGCGATAA
- a CDS encoding aspartate aminotransferase family protein, with product MTTTVETFGEPITSGDAALQAKAKDHLWMHFARQSVMEEGHGVPIITKGQGHHIWDSQGKRYIDGLSGLFVVAAGHGRKRLAEVAAKQAEELAFFPIWSYAHPNAIELADRLAEYAPGDLNRVFFSTGGGEAVETAFKLAKYYWKLQGRPTKHKVLSRAVAYHGTPQGALAITGIPAMKEMFEPLTPGGFRVPNTNFYRAAEMGAPADDLEAFGVWAANRIEEMILFEGPETVAAIFLEPVQNSGGCFPPPPGYFQRVREICDKYDVLMVSDEVICAFGRIGHMFACDEYGYVPDMITCAKAMTSGYSPIGATIISDRIYEPFKHGSTSFYHGYTFGGHPVSAAVALENLNIFEEEKLNERVRENSPLFRAELEKLLDLPIVGDVRGDGYFFGIELVKDKGTRETFNDDESERLLRGFLSKALFDAGLYCRADDRGDPVVQLAPPLTIGPDEFVEIRQILESVLTEATNHL from the coding sequence ATGACGACAACCGTAGAAACCTTCGGCGAGCCCATCACCTCCGGCGACGCCGCCCTCCAGGCCAAGGCGAAGGACCACCTCTGGATGCACTTCGCCCGGCAGTCGGTGATGGAGGAGGGCCACGGCGTCCCCATCATCACCAAGGGCCAAGGCCACCACATCTGGGACAGCCAGGGCAAGCGCTACATCGACGGCCTCTCCGGCCTCTTCGTCGTCGCCGCCGGGCACGGCCGCAAGCGGCTCGCGGAGGTCGCGGCCAAGCAGGCGGAGGAGCTCGCCTTCTTCCCGATCTGGTCGTACGCGCACCCGAACGCGATCGAGCTGGCCGACCGGCTCGCCGAGTACGCGCCGGGCGACCTCAACCGCGTCTTCTTCTCCACCGGCGGCGGCGAGGCCGTCGAGACCGCCTTCAAGCTGGCCAAGTACTACTGGAAGCTGCAGGGCCGGCCCACCAAGCACAAGGTGCTCTCCCGCGCCGTCGCCTACCACGGCACCCCGCAGGGCGCGCTGGCGATCACGGGCATCCCCGCCATGAAGGAGATGTTCGAGCCGCTCACCCCGGGCGGGTTCCGCGTGCCGAACACGAACTTCTACCGCGCGGCCGAGATGGGCGCCCCGGCGGACGACCTCGAGGCGTTCGGCGTCTGGGCGGCCAACCGCATCGAGGAGATGATCCTGTTCGAGGGGCCGGAGACGGTCGCCGCGATCTTCCTCGAGCCGGTGCAGAACTCGGGCGGCTGCTTCCCGCCGCCTCCCGGCTACTTCCAGCGGGTGCGCGAGATCTGCGACAAGTACGACGTACTCATGGTCAGCGACGAGGTCATCTGCGCCTTCGGCCGCATCGGCCACATGTTCGCCTGCGACGAGTACGGCTACGTGCCCGACATGATCACCTGCGCGAAGGCGATGACCTCCGGCTACTCCCCCATCGGCGCGACGATCATCAGCGACCGGATCTACGAGCCGTTCAAGCACGGTTCGACGTCCTTCTACCACGGCTACACCTTCGGCGGCCACCCGGTGTCGGCCGCGGTGGCGCTGGAGAACCTGAACATCTTCGAGGAGGAGAAGCTCAACGAGCGCGTGCGCGAGAACTCGCCGCTGTTCCGGGCCGAGCTCGAGAAGCTGCTCGACCTGCCGATCGTGGGCGACGTGCGCGGCGACGGCTACTTCTTCGGCATCGAGCTGGTGAAGGACAAGGGCACCCGCGAGACGTTCAACGACGACGAGTCGGAGCGCCTGCTGCGCGGCTTCCTGTCCAAGGCGCTGTTCGACGCGGGCCTGTACTGCCGCGCCGACGACCGCGGCGACCCCGTCGTTCAGCTCGCGCCGCCGCTCACCATCGGGCCGGACGAGTTCGTGGAGATCCGGCAGATCCTGGAGTCGGTGCTCACCGAGGCGACGAACCACCTGTAA
- a CDS encoding FHA domain-containing protein, translating to MTAGSSTPSARPARPGGYARYAPTGGPARWLLIAGRRFVAAVESTVSDQIVDAVWWLAESELATIESVVGAFPLSGPDSVRSFAVAELGAANDRGERVVTAVVRGSAAVDVFSVGGSRRFSAGGVQPWVLAEFRNVTGLVVGGDDHATGPVAALTIGSLPLGLGVVDGELLAWSVAPIERVPRASAEAPAGSGPAAEETVLRQRARSSSVFGHVGGAGENPGAGEARPVAHELPGAVDIAAPPTATPPARAVVPPPAPRPGGVPGPQDAFPPTEPVVLPPAPPSFALRIGSAPVIVLDTPVLVGRRPAPLRLDTGAEPRLVAVDSPTQEVSGTHVRIEQEGEAVVVTDLRSTNGTVVVSPAGHTTRLRPGESVAVLAGTTISIGDGNIIEITAASAGLWGTDRPPMREDRREEGRP from the coding sequence GTGACCGCCGGCAGCTCCACCCCCTCGGCGCGCCCGGCGCGTCCCGGCGGCTACGCCCGCTACGCGCCCACCGGCGGCCCGGCGCGCTGGCTGCTGATCGCCGGGCGCCGCTTCGTGGCCGCGGTCGAGAGCACCGTCTCCGACCAGATCGTCGATGCCGTCTGGTGGCTCGCCGAGTCGGAGCTGGCGACGATCGAGTCCGTCGTCGGCGCCTTCCCGCTCTCCGGTCCGGACAGCGTCCGTTCGTTCGCGGTGGCCGAGCTCGGCGCCGCCAACGACCGCGGGGAGCGTGTCGTCACGGCTGTCGTGCGCGGTTCGGCGGCCGTCGACGTGTTCTCGGTCGGAGGCTCGCGACGGTTCTCCGCCGGCGGCGTCCAGCCGTGGGTGCTCGCCGAGTTCCGCAACGTGACCGGTCTCGTCGTCGGCGGCGACGATCACGCCACGGGGCCGGTCGCCGCGCTCACCATCGGCTCGCTGCCGCTCGGGCTCGGCGTCGTGGACGGCGAGCTGCTCGCCTGGAGCGTGGCGCCGATCGAGCGCGTGCCGCGCGCCTCTGCCGAGGCTCCTGCCGGTTCCGGCCCGGCGGCCGAGGAGACCGTGCTGCGCCAGCGCGCGCGCAGCTCCAGCGTGTTCGGCCACGTCGGCGGCGCAGGCGAGAACCCCGGCGCCGGTGAGGCGCGGCCGGTCGCGCACGAGCTGCCGGGGGCGGTCGACATCGCGGCGCCTCCCACCGCCACTCCGCCCGCACGCGCAGTCGTCCCGCCGCCCGCGCCGCGACCCGGCGGCGTGCCCGGTCCGCAGGACGCCTTCCCGCCCACCGAGCCCGTCGTGCTGCCTCCTGCCCCTCCCTCGTTCGCGCTGCGGATCGGTTCCGCGCCGGTGATCGTGCTCGACACGCCGGTGCTCGTCGGCAGGAGGCCGGCCCCGCTCCGGCTCGACACCGGCGCGGAGCCGCGCCTCGTCGCGGTCGACTCGCCGACCCAGGAGGTCTCTGGCACGCACGTCCGCATCGAGCAGGAGGGCGAGGCGGTCGTCGTGACCGACCTGCGCTCCACCAACGGCACCGTCGTCGTCTCGCCGGCCGGGCACACGACCCGGCTGCGCCCGGGGGAGTCGGTCGCCGTGCTCGCCGGGACCACGATCTCCATCGGCGACGGTAATATCATCGAGATCACCGCCGCCTCGGCCGGGCTGTGGGGGACGGACCGGCCGCCGATGCGGGAAGACCGCCGAGAAGAAGGACGCCCGTGA
- a CDS encoding NAD(P)/FAD-dependent oxidoreductase, giving the protein MDYRGTSFWFDSIAAASGAAASGAGAEDGYRPRPGLDSDATVDVAIVGAGLTGLWTAYYLQQHDPGLRILLLEKEVAGFGASGRNGGWCSALFPWSASRLEARYGFDAAVAQRRAMVDTVHEVGRVVAAEDIDCDYALGGTVTFARGAAQLAAARAEYEESERFGVDRVALWGTPRVRSRFGVPDAVAATFTPDCARVHPGKLVRGLARVVEARGVTIAEQTEVVGWRDGVVHARSGGVDRRVTAGTVVNATEGFGSQLPQVGRRILPLYSLMIATEPLPAAVWDRIGIAHGQTFTDFRNLIVYGQRTADDRIAFGGRGARYHLGSAVDPAYDRSRRVRDHLVRTLFDLLPDAAGARITHHWGGPLGVPRDWHASVGYDREAQEAWAGGYVGDGLSTTNLAGRTLADLLTGRETALTALPWVGHRSRPWEPEPLRFAGANAGLAAMEAADVEESLTGRPSVLARVVAPLIGH; this is encoded by the coding sequence ATGGACTACCGGGGCACCAGCTTCTGGTTCGACTCGATCGCCGCAGCGTCGGGTGCCGCAGCGTCGGGTGCAGGGGCGGAGGACGGATATCGTCCCCGCCCCGGCCTCGACTCCGACGCGACGGTCGACGTCGCGATCGTGGGCGCAGGCCTCACCGGCCTGTGGACCGCGTACTACCTGCAGCAGCACGACCCCGGGTTGCGCATCCTGCTGCTGGAGAAGGAGGTCGCCGGGTTCGGTGCCTCCGGGCGCAACGGCGGCTGGTGCTCCGCCCTGTTCCCCTGGTCGGCGTCCCGGCTGGAGGCGCGCTACGGCTTCGACGCGGCGGTCGCCCAGCGCCGCGCGATGGTCGACACCGTGCACGAGGTCGGCCGCGTCGTCGCCGCCGAGGACATCGACTGCGACTACGCGCTCGGCGGCACGGTGACGTTCGCGCGGGGCGCGGCGCAGCTGGCCGCCGCACGCGCCGAGTACGAGGAGTCGGAACGCTTCGGTGTCGACCGCGTCGCGCTCTGGGGCACCCCGCGGGTGCGGTCGCGGTTCGGCGTGCCCGACGCCGTCGCGGCGACCTTCACACCGGACTGCGCCCGCGTGCACCCCGGCAAGCTCGTCCGCGGCCTCGCCCGCGTGGTGGAGGCCCGGGGCGTCACGATCGCCGAGCAGACGGAGGTCGTCGGCTGGCGCGACGGGGTCGTCCATGCCCGATCCGGCGGGGTCGACCGCCGCGTCACCGCGGGCACGGTCGTCAACGCCACGGAGGGCTTCGGATCGCAGCTGCCGCAGGTCGGCCGGCGCATCCTCCCGCTCTACTCGCTCATGATCGCGACCGAGCCGCTGCCCGCCGCCGTCTGGGACCGCATCGGGATCGCGCACGGCCAGACCTTCACCGACTTCCGCAACCTCATCGTCTACGGTCAGCGGACCGCGGACGACCGCATCGCGTTCGGCGGCCGCGGCGCGCGGTACCACCTGGGCAGCGCCGTCGACCCCGCGTACGACCGCTCGCGGCGGGTGCGCGACCACCTCGTCCGCACGCTGTTCGACCTGCTGCCGGATGCCGCAGGCGCGCGCATCACCCACCACTGGGGAGGGCCGCTGGGCGTCCCGCGCGACTGGCACGCGAGCGTCGGTTACGACAGGGAGGCGCAGGAGGCGTGGGCGGGCGGCTACGTCGGCGACGGCCTGAGCACGACCAACCTCGCCGGGCGCACGCTGGCCGACCTGCTCACCGGACGGGAGACCGCGCTCACCGCCCTGCCCTGGGTCGGCCACCGCTCGCGCCCCTGGGAGCCCGAGCCGCTGCGCTTCGCGGGCGCGAACGCGGGCCTCGCCGCGATGGAGGCCGCCGACGTGGAGGAGAGCCTCACCGGCCGCCCCTCCGTTCTCGCGCGCGTCGTCGCCCCCCTCATCGGCCACTGA